Below is a window of Candidatus Zixiibacteriota bacterium DNA.
TTTCAACAACGCGATCCAGCGTACTGACCGTAGAAGTGCTGTCGGACGCAATGTCGCTGGACGCATGGGCAATCTCAAATTCAACCGTTACAAAATATCCCAGAGGAATCAGCCCCACGATAATCAGGACCGACAGGAACACATGCCCCATTATCGACTTAGGTAGCATCGGTATTCTCGTCTATACGTTTCACTATTTCAACGAGATGCTTGCCCAGATATTCACCGATCTCCAGGAACGTCTCGTTATATCGATCAAGAGGCTGACCAATAGGATCTTCGACACCTTCACCCTCAGGATTGTTGTCCGGAAAGCTTTTCAGAAGAAACGTCTTGTCCTCAACCTTGTCCTCTAAACGGAGAACTTCCTTCACATGCGAGGATGCCATCCCGAAGATCAAATCAACACGGTCAATCAACTCAGCGGTCAATGGTCGCGATTTATGCTTGGATATGTCAGCATCCCAGATTTTGGCGGCTTCGATCGCATACAGTGTAGCCGGAAATCCGACCGCCGCCCCTGTGCCAGAAGAAAGGACCTCGAACTGGTCGGGACGCTCTTTATTCAACAACACACGCAGAGCACCTTCTGCCATTGGTGAGCGGCAGGTATTACCAGTGCAGACAAACAGGATCACAAATTTCCTGCTCACTTTGTCACTCCCTTGACTGCCACCTCAATATCGGCCGCACTGATCGCGCCCGTTCTCAATACCACTGGTTCGGGGCCGCAACAATCGACTACGGTTGAGGTCTGGCCGGCCAATCGGCCCGCATCCAGGTACAGGTTAATCTCATCACCAAATATCTCAGCAATTTCTTCACACCGCCCCGATGTAACTTCTCCGCTGATATTAGCTGATGTAGCACTGACGGGAAAACCAACGCATTGTATAATCTTCTGAATTACGGGCGAAGAAGACACTCTCAGACCGATCCGGTCCTCTGTTACGACAACGTCAGGATAGGTCCCGATGGCCGGAAGAACAAGCGTCAACGGACCAGGTAGAAACAGACGGGCCAGACGTTGCGCGATCGGGTTGAGGTTGGCATAGTGTATCATTAATTCAATACTGCCAACGAAAACGGCCGTAGGTAGCTCGGTAGAACGTTTCTTGAGGCGATACACTTTCTGCAACGGCCCCGCCTGATCCGCTCTCGCCAACAAGCCATATCTGGTCTCGGTAGGGGCAACCACCAATCCGCCATCCTCGAGCACCCTCACAGCCTGGTCAATCAGAGCCTGGGCTGGTTCCCCGGAGTCGATCCGTTTGACATTCGGTTCAGTCATCTGTCACCGGCTCATCATCCGACTCAAAGATCGGATCATAATAGCTATCTTCGTCGATACTGTCATAACTTGCCGGATAGGGTTCATCAAGGTAGAGGGGAGCCGCTTCACGAACCGCTATGTTGGTCACTACCACCCAGGCTTCTTTGTAACCGGCCGCCCGCGCTCGCATAAGGTATTCCTCAGCCTGGAACCTGTCATGGAAACTACCGACCCGGACCTTGAAATACGGAACCTCGTAGTCCAAATAGATGGGACGGTCAAAAATCTCTTCGGCCACTTTCACCGCCCGACGGGCTTCACCATAAACCTTGCTGGTGAGAAGTTGAATACGAAAGGCTTGACTGTTGGCGCTGTCAATGCCGAGCGGAACCTCAGAATAGTCGACATTAGAGCTGGCTGTATCGACCTGGTCCCGCGTAACGATAATACCTGCACGGGTCAGATCGGAATTCAATGGAGACACTTCGGGGATAATCTCCAGATCAGCTGGTAAATCGAGGGGATCAAACCGCCGCTCAGGTTCGGACGAAGATGGAGCTTCCGAAGCCTTTTCATCACCGACCGGTCCGGGGCGCAGACACCCGAGGGGTGCAACGGCCAGGATCAGGACCAGTGCGATATTACAGATATTTACGAATGTCCTCATTCTCATTCAGTCGAGCCAGCAGCTTTTTGATATCCTGGGCTTTGCTGCGGTGAGCCACCAGGGTGATGTCATCGGATCGGACAATAATAAGATCCGAAACACCAAGAGTTGCGATTATGCCGTCGGAGTAGTTGCACACCGTCGTCTCGTAAGTTTCTTCGGTGACAGCCTGTCCGACTACAATGTTATTCTCTCGGTCCAATTCCTTATACCGCTCAAGCGCCCGCCAGTCGCCAACATCATCCCAAACAATATCAGCCTTGATAGTAAACACATTGTTGGCTTTTTCCAAAAGCGCGAAGTCTATTGATATGTTCTGAACCTGCTCATAGAAATCATTGCGGGCAACCTTCTCGTCGGCAGTGCCTATCTTCTCTAAATAACTGTCGAGAGCTTCTCCCAAAGCGGGGACACAATCTCGAAAAGACTGCAATACGGTCTCGGCCGACCAGACGAACATGCCGCTGTTCCATAGATAGTCAGAGCTGTAATAGTATTCGCTGGCCACCGCCGCATTGGGCTTCTCAGTAAAGGCCGAAACCTTGTGTACCTCGTAGCCGTTTTCGTGTCGGTAGAGATCACCCATCTTGATGTAGCCATAGGCCGTTTCGGGTCGCGTTGGCACAATACCGATAGTTATCAACGCATCATCGCTTGAGGCTATCCGTGTTGCCGCTTCCAGAATACTCAGGAGTTTCTCCTGGGGACGGATCAGATGATCGGAGGACAGCACCAGCATCACAGCTTCCGGATCGCTCTTGTACAGATGAGCGGCAGCCAGACCAATCGCCGGGGCAGTGTTGCGCCCGACAGGCTCGGCCAGGATATGATCCTCGCTGATATCGGAGATATTCTCCAGGATTAGCGCCTTCATTTTTTCGCCGGTTACGATACGGATTTGATCCAACGGAACAAGCGGACGCACACGGTCGATAGTCTCCTCAAGCATCATCTTATCCGATGTAAGCCTGAGAAATTGTTTGGGACGTTTGGCGCGAGACAGCGGCCAGAACCGTTCGCCTCGTCCACCAGCCAGTATTACACCGTAAACCACAGCCAAAACCTCACTTACAGCCCATCTATTCACAGGATAATATCAGGGACTCAACCGACAGTCAAGAAAAGATTTCCGAGTTGGGAAGTAACCTAATGCTTGCAGAGGATAGGTTCGGAACACAACTCGAATTCGACCTGAGTCGAACGGGACCTATTCCAGCTTCATATTGGTCATTTTAACGAAACAGTTGAGTAGTGTGCGTTTGAGTGAACGGGTGTTTTTGTAGCCCATTGATTCATAGAACTGAGCCTGGCGTTCTTCGTCATCAGTGAGGATGACATGTGTTCTCACATGTTTGAAACGTTCATTACAACGCTCAAGAAGTTGCCGACCTATGCCACGGCGCTGGAAGTCGGGATCAATCAGAATGTCCTGAAGATAACAAATCGAGCTATCATCGGAGACACACCGGGCCAGCCCGACCAGTTTGTCCTCAATATGGCAGGTGGCAACATAGGTGGAGTTGGTGATCGCTTTCATGAGTTCGTCAGGATCCTTGGTGTAGGTCGACCAGCCCACGGAGTTGTAGAGAGCGAGGATGGATTCTTTGGAGATGGATTCAACGCCTTCGTGGATAGTGATTTGTGTCATGTGTTGGCCTTTGTCAATCGTGAATGACGAATCCATTAAAGAGTTCTATACCGCTACCCATCTCCCGAGCATAACACCTGGTTTACCCCACCAGCACAGCCAGGGCAATCGAGTTGAGGATGCTCGCCGCGCTGTCGGAACGGGCCGCCAGAGCAACCGGCACACGACCACCAAATATTACTCCACCGACTTTGGCATTGCCATAGAGCGCCATCGCTTTGTACACGCCATGCGCCGTCTCGATGTTCGGAGCCAGCATAGCGTTGGCCCGACCTGCCACTTCGGAAGTTGTGATCCCTTTTGATTCCGCCGCAACCGGGTCTACTGCACAATCAAACGAAAGAGGACCGTCAACAAACCCACCTTTGATCTGGTGTCGCTCGGACATCTTAGCCAGCACTGCTCCATCGACCGTGGCCGGCATTTGCGGATAGACAACCTCGACCGCGCCCAACACCGCGACACGAGGTGTGTCGATACCGATACAATGACCGACAGCTATCAGGTTGTTGGCCAATCCAATTTTTTGTTTGAGATCGGGCATGGGCATCACGACCGCATCAGTCAACAATAACAGGCGCTGGTAGCGCTCCGCTTCGATCACCGACACATGACTTGCCAATTGTCCGCGTCCGACAAAACCGGTGTCATCGTCAAACAGTTCCTGAACTAACTGATCGGTGGGAATTGTCCCCCTGATAATAAGATCGGCATTCCCATCTGTGACCATACCGCAGGCCATTGCCACCGCCGACGCATTGGCGGTACAATTATTAATGGCAATACCATCGAGAGCGACTCCCGCTTCGGCCGCGTTTTTTTCAATCGTAGCGCGTTCGCCAACGATGACCGGATCAATCAGGCCGGTCTTCATAGCACCGGCTAAGGCTTCGAAAATATCTGAATGGGTCGGACCCGCCAGTACCGCTCTTGGTTTTTTCCGCGCTGCTTTTTCTTTGGCGAGAGCGTGAATCTGGTCAAAGCTGGTAACTTCGGGAACGGCTGTAATGATATCGGAAGTCATAACTTCGTGCTCCTAATCATCCCAGATCTGGCTCTGGTCGTAATAATCCGCAAGCAAACAGGCAATGGCCAGCGACGCTTTTTTGTTTTTGATCGTGTCTGTTCGTGAGACAAGCGAGACCGGCACTTTAGCCCCGACAATCACTCCTGCGAATACTGCCTGAGCAAATCCGATGAGAGCTTTACATACGATGTTGCACTCCTCGATGGAGTCCACAAGAAAGATGTCGGCATCCCCCACGACCGGCCCGGTACTGGTGTAGTAGCCGGCTGCTTCGCTGGAAGTGGCCAGATCGAAGGTCAGTGGTCCCTGAATAACAATGTCATCAAACTTCTTCATCGCTTGGGGAATGACATAGTCATGGTCGGTGAGGGTATGCGGCATCCGGTCGGAAAGGCGATCAATGGCGGCCGAGACTGCTACTTTCACCGGCGAAAGACCGAGCGCACGTCCCACCATGATGGCATTCTCCAACACCATTAGTTTCGCCTCCGGGTCCGGTCTGACCACCATGCCACCATCGGTGAAATTCAGTAATTTGTGGTAGCCGGGAATATCAAGTACGGCGCAATGTGACAACGTAGTCTTGCCGCGCAGTTCATATTTTTTGTCGAGAACAGTACGCAGCAACGCTGAGGTAGGCAAAAAGCCCTTCATGATCAGATCGGCTTTTTTTTCAGAAGCCAGCCGCGCTGCCTGATGGGCGGCTTTGCTGATATCCGGCTCGTCGATCACCTCAAGGTGACCGATGTCGATTTTGTTATCTTTGGCGAGTTTGTTTATCGCGGTTGCATCACCTACAAGAATAGCATTGATGAATCCGTCGGCCTGAGCTTGAGCCACAGCTCCGATCACATCTGCATCCTGCGCGGCCGCTACAGCAACGGTTTTCTTACGGCCCGCATCGGCTATAGCAATCGCGTGGGCGACGAGTTCATCGGAGGAATGAATAGGATTCTTCTGCAATGTCATAACCGATCCAACCCGATCAATAGACTTTCAATTCTTCTTCGCCACCCAGATATCTCATCCCGGCGGCGGCCAGTGCTTCCATTTCGAACTCGCCAGGCACAACCCGGATATCACCCAGATATGAAATGTACTTGGTGATTTCGGCTATCAGTTGCTTTGAGTTGGCCATACCACCGGTCAACACGACCGCATCAAGGACGCCACACAGAACTGTCGCCGCACTGCCAATCTCTTTGGCGATCTGATAAGCCATAGCACTGAAACACAGTTTGGCTTT
It encodes the following:
- a CDS encoding low molecular weight protein arginine phosphatase, coding for MSRKFVILFVCTGNTCRSPMAEGALRVLLNKERPDQFEVLSSGTGAAVGFPATLYAIEAAKIWDADISKHKSRPLTAELIDRVDLIFGMASSHVKEVLRLEDKVEDKTFLLKSFPDNNPEGEGVEDPIGQPLDRYNETFLEIGEYLGKHLVEIVKRIDENTDAT
- a CDS encoding threonylcarbamoyl-AMP synthase; translated protein: MTEPNVKRIDSGEPAQALIDQAVRVLEDGGLVVAPTETRYGLLARADQAGPLQKVYRLKKRSTELPTAVFVGSIELMIHYANLNPIAQRLARLFLPGPLTLVLPAIGTYPDVVVTEDRIGLRVSSSPVIQKIIQCVGFPVSATSANISGEVTSGRCEEIAEIFGDEINLYLDAGRLAGQTSTVVDCCGPEPVVLRTGAISAADIEVAVKGVTK
- a CDS encoding SPOR domain-containing protein, which gives rise to MRTFVNICNIALVLILAVAPLGCLRPGPVGDEKASEAPSSSEPERRFDPLDLPADLEIIPEVSPLNSDLTRAGIIVTRDQVDTASSNVDYSEVPLGIDSANSQAFRIQLLTSKVYGEARRAVKVAEEIFDRPIYLDYEVPYFKVRVGSFHDRFQAEEYLMRARAAGYKEAWVVVTNIAVREAAPLYLDEPYPASYDSIDEDSYYDPIFESDDEPVTDD
- a CDS encoding NTP transferase domain-containing protein, which produces MNRWAVSEVLAVVYGVILAGGRGERFWPLSRAKRPKQFLRLTSDKMMLEETIDRVRPLVPLDQIRIVTGEKMKALILENISDISEDHILAEPVGRNTAPAIGLAAAHLYKSDPEAVMLVLSSDHLIRPQEKLLSILEAATRIASSDDALITIGIVPTRPETAYGYIKMGDLYRHENGYEVHKVSAFTEKPNAAVASEYYYSSDYLWNSGMFVWSAETVLQSFRDCVPALGEALDSYLEKIGTADEKVARNDFYEQVQNISIDFALLEKANNVFTIKADIVWDDVGDWRALERYKELDRENNIVVGQAVTEETYETTVCNYSDGIIATLGVSDLIIVRSDDITLVAHRSKAQDIKKLLARLNENEDIRKYL
- a CDS encoding GNAT family N-acetyltransferase, coding for MTQITIHEGVESISKESILALYNSVGWSTYTKDPDELMKAITNSTYVATCHIEDKLVGLARCVSDDSSICYLQDILIDPDFQRRGIGRQLLERCNERFKHVRTHVILTDDEERQAQFYESMGYKNTRSLKRTLLNCFVKMTNMKLE
- a CDS encoding phosphate butyryltransferase, which encodes MTSDIITAVPEVTSFDQIHALAKEKAARKKPRAVLAGPTHSDIFEALAGAMKTGLIDPVIVGERATIEKNAAEAGVALDGIAINNCTANASAVAMACGMVTDGNADLIIRGTIPTDQLVQELFDDDTGFVGRGQLASHVSVIEAERYQRLLLLTDAVVMPMPDLKQKIGLANNLIAVGHCIGIDTPRVAVLGAVEVVYPQMPATVDGAVLAKMSERHQIKGGFVDGPLSFDCAVDPVAAESKGITTSEVAGRANAMLAPNIETAHGVYKAMALYGNAKVGGVIFGGRVPVALAARSDSAASILNSIALAVLVG
- a CDS encoding phosphate butyryltransferase yields the protein MTLQKNPIHSSDELVAHAIAIADAGRKKTVAVAAAQDADVIGAVAQAQADGFINAILVGDATAINKLAKDNKIDIGHLEVIDEPDISKAAHQAARLASEKKADLIMKGFLPTSALLRTVLDKKYELRGKTTLSHCAVLDIPGYHKLLNFTDGGMVVRPDPEAKLMVLENAIMVGRALGLSPVKVAVSAAIDRLSDRMPHTLTDHDYVIPQAMKKFDDIVIQGPLTFDLATSSEAAGYYTSTGPVVGDADIFLVDSIEECNIVCKALIGFAQAVFAGVIVGAKVPVSLVSRTDTIKNKKASLAIACLLADYYDQSQIWDD